A genomic region of Catalinimonas niigatensis contains the following coding sequences:
- a CDS encoding NCS2 family permease: MSFFRLRENQSSFKQEAIAGLTTFSTMAYIIFVNPAILAEAGMDFQSVMIATCLAGATGTLLTGLLSNYPFAQAPGMGLNAFFVYTVVFQSGYSWQGALAIVFISGVVFILLTATGLRSAIAHALPGCILHAIPAGIGLFITLIGLNNAQIIDINQGPIIDIILGDSLSNKDTLIEQINQAPPQILQFGDLRSPSVMLAVAGFLLMSILMIRGLKGAILISIASITILSMVLGVTQLPDSPLTLNLDLSPTFLQLDFSELVGSSDASFFSRVMDILIIIVAFTMVDLFDTLGTLYGTAEKGGFLDKEGKLPRMNRALMADAIATTFGSLLGTSTTTTYIESGTGIAAGGRTGLTAVVVAVLFLLCIFLSPLAGLIPASATSPALIMVGVLMLGSVKKINFNDLEEAVPAFLVIVLMPFTYSIANGIGGGLVIYTLIKVAKGDFKSLNPVIVIISLLFILKFILT, from the coding sequence ATGAGTTTTTTTCGTTTGCGTGAAAATCAAAGCAGTTTCAAACAGGAAGCCATCGCCGGTCTGACGACTTTCTCCACCATGGCCTATATTATCTTTGTCAATCCAGCCATTCTGGCTGAGGCAGGCATGGATTTCCAAAGTGTAATGATTGCTACCTGCCTGGCCGGAGCTACCGGTACGCTGCTGACCGGACTGCTATCCAACTATCCTTTCGCCCAGGCTCCCGGTATGGGACTGAACGCTTTTTTTGTCTATACCGTAGTCTTTCAGTCGGGCTATAGCTGGCAGGGCGCACTGGCCATTGTCTTCATTTCAGGGGTGGTGTTTATTCTGCTCACCGCTACCGGACTTCGGTCTGCCATTGCCCATGCCCTACCCGGCTGTATTTTGCATGCCATCCCGGCGGGAATAGGCCTGTTTATCACACTGATTGGTTTGAACAACGCCCAGATCATTGACATCAATCAGGGACCTATTATTGACATCATCCTGGGAGACAGCTTAAGTAATAAGGATACACTGATAGAACAAATCAACCAAGCACCACCGCAGATCTTACAGTTCGGCGATCTGCGCAGTCCCTCGGTGATGTTAGCAGTCGCCGGTTTTCTACTGATGTCCATTCTGATGATCCGCGGACTTAAGGGAGCTATCCTCATTAGTATTGCTTCTATAACCATATTGAGCATGGTCCTGGGCGTTACTCAACTTCCCGACAGTCCGCTCACCCTAAATCTGGATCTCTCCCCTACTTTCCTTCAACTGGATTTCAGCGAACTGGTGGGCAGTAGTGATGCATCTTTCTTCAGCCGGGTCATGGATATTCTGATTATTATCGTTGCCTTTACCATGGTTGATTTATTTGATACGCTGGGTACGCTTTATGGTACTGCCGAAAAAGGAGGCTTTCTGGACAAAGAAGGCAAACTGCCTCGCATGAACCGGGCACTGATGGCCGATGCCATTGCCACTACCTTTGGCTCACTGCTGGGCACTTCTACTACTACCACTTATATAGAAAGCGGTACCGGCATCGCCGCTGGCGGACGCACTGGTTTGACAGCTGTTGTCGTGGCTGTGCTATTTTTGCTTTGCATCTTTTTGTCTCCGCTGGCAGGATTGATTCCCGCATCAGCTACCTCTCCGGCACTGATTATGGTAGGTGTGCTGATGCTGGGATCGGTGAAGAAAATCAATTTCAACGATCTGGAAGAAGCGGTACCAGCTTTCTTAGTCATTGTACTGATGCCATTTACCTACAGCATTGCCAATGGTATTGGCGGTGGATTGGTGATTTATACCCTCATCAAAGTAGCCAAAGGAGATTTTAAAAGCCTGAACCCGGTCATTGTGATTATCTCGCTGCTATTTATCCTTAAGTTTATTCTAACCTGA
- a CDS encoding TonB-dependent receptor: MRRTLLFFGLTAVLYLCNILQLHAQGSTSSRITGLVTSEGDALPGATIVAIHEPTGAEYGTVTNVEGRFTLNNLNVGGPYQITTNYVGYRPAITENVYLTLGQTLNLEISLEEASTELEEVIVSANGIFDGNRTGSETNIDEEAISNMPTVERGLNDYTRLTPQALVGNSAAVNSGGISFAGINNRFNAIFIDGAVNNDVFGLANSGTNGGQAGISPISPDALEQIQVVLAPYDVTLGGFAGGGINAVTRSGTNEFEGSAYYFLRNENLTGKTPTDNSEIERVKLAPFKVQTYGARLGGPIIKNKLFFFANVEIERREEPRPFIPEDYLGNASIADLEAIQNRLINDFGYNPGGFLNNAQTTDGEKVLVKLDWNVNRAHKLSVRHSYVKALTNIFPRPSNTSLPFANRGYVFPSTTNSFAAELKSNLGQTASNNLIFGYTRVRDDRDVAGAPFPSILMQDGPAQIAVGTDNFSYSNIVFQDVFTLTDNFNLYKGKHTFTFGTHNEFFQVQNLFSIFSTPQYNYFTQGGISGYQRFLNGENADQVLFGHEQLAAGQSEIRLGDEATNLGPTFNALQMAFYAQDEYQATPDLKLTIGLRADIPIFLENPPLENTDFNDITVPLVEEYYDLQGARASNTPNTQVLWSPRVGVNWDVNGDKKTQIRGGIGVFTSRVPWVWPGGMYIRNGLNSSVYFNARFITPEGIPVYGDPDDWRTELFNATSPSGDVDLFVEDFKYPQVFRTSAAIDQQLPWGLVGTLEFLYTKTLNNYNVTSVNLKPSEANLEGADNRPIFNKDDLIDPTYTNITLVDNTNQGYSWNITGQLNKTFAYGFSGGVSYSYTKAESIQDGTGFINYNNWDNIVSVNGKNNPPLSLSTYGAGSRITTFLNYRKEYLEHFATSLSLFYNGQSGQPYSYVYNDNDNLTYQSTNSTNNIPIYVPANENEILLANQIDGDGNLIKSAAQQWEELDAFIENDEYLSTRRGQYAERNASRTPFENIIDLKIAQDFFIRTASGQKHTLQVSLDVFNFTNMLNKNWGRRYFVTDAYFPLIQHVGFLAENGNPTNQPVFIFDDPGEPYSVVQSGIYSARWSAQLGLRYTF; the protein is encoded by the coding sequence ATGCGTAGAACTTTACTGTTTTTCGGCCTCACGGCTGTACTTTATCTTTGTAATATATTGCAGCTACATGCCCAGGGCTCCACTTCTTCCCGTATTACCGGACTTGTAACTTCAGAAGGAGATGCGCTTCCCGGAGCCACCATCGTAGCCATTCATGAGCCTACCGGTGCTGAATATGGTACAGTCACCAATGTAGAAGGGCGCTTTACGCTCAATAATCTCAATGTCGGCGGCCCTTATCAGATCACGACCAATTATGTAGGTTATAGACCGGCGATCACCGAAAATGTTTACCTAACCCTCGGGCAGACGCTCAACCTGGAAATATCCCTGGAAGAGGCTTCTACCGAACTGGAAGAAGTGATTGTCAGTGCCAACGGGATATTTGATGGCAATCGCACGGGAAGTGAAACCAATATTGACGAAGAAGCAATTTCTAACATGCCTACCGTAGAGCGTGGGCTAAATGACTATACCCGACTTACTCCCCAGGCTTTGGTGGGAAATTCAGCTGCGGTAAACAGTGGTGGAATTTCTTTTGCCGGTATCAACAATCGCTTTAATGCCATCTTCATTGATGGTGCAGTCAACAATGATGTGTTTGGACTGGCCAATTCCGGTACCAATGGCGGGCAGGCGGGTATCTCTCCCATCAGCCCCGATGCGCTGGAGCAGATACAGGTGGTTTTGGCTCCCTATGATGTAACTTTGGGAGGCTTTGCCGGTGGCGGTATCAATGCCGTGACCCGCAGTGGTACTAATGAGTTTGAAGGCTCTGCCTATTACTTTCTCAGAAATGAAAACCTGACCGGAAAGACTCCTACGGATAATTCTGAGATTGAAAGAGTAAAACTGGCACCTTTCAAGGTGCAGACGTATGGCGCACGCCTGGGCGGACCCATCATCAAAAACAAGCTTTTTTTCTTTGCCAATGTGGAAATTGAAAGAAGAGAAGAACCTCGTCCGTTTATCCCCGAAGATTATCTGGGCAATGCCTCCATAGCCGATCTGGAAGCTATTCAAAATCGTCTTATCAATGACTTTGGCTATAATCCGGGAGGATTTCTGAACAATGCCCAGACCACCGACGGTGAAAAGGTACTGGTAAAACTGGACTGGAACGTCAACCGTGCCCATAAACTTTCGGTACGCCATTCCTATGTCAAGGCACTGACCAATATCTTTCCCCGTCCGAGCAATACCAGTTTGCCATTTGCCAACCGGGGGTACGTGTTTCCTTCTACCACCAATTCCTTTGCGGCCGAACTTAAAAGCAATCTGGGGCAAACCGCTTCCAATAACCTGATCTTTGGGTATACCCGGGTTAGAGATGACAGGGATGTAGCCGGAGCGCCTTTTCCCAGCATCCTCATGCAGGATGGTCCGGCCCAGATTGCGGTAGGCACGGATAACTTTTCTTATTCCAATATTGTCTTCCAGGATGTATTCACGCTTACCGATAACTTCAACCTTTACAAAGGCAAGCATACGTTTACCTTCGGCACGCACAATGAGTTTTTTCAGGTGCAGAACCTCTTTAGTATTTTCTCTACACCACAATACAATTACTTTACCCAAGGGGGAATATCAGGTTATCAGCGTTTTCTGAACGGTGAGAATGCCGATCAGGTACTCTTCGGTCATGAGCAACTGGCTGCCGGACAATCTGAAATTCGCTTAGGTGATGAAGCGACTAACCTAGGACCTACTTTCAATGCGCTGCAAATGGCTTTTTATGCTCAGGATGAATACCAGGCCACCCCTGACTTGAAACTTACCATCGGTCTGAGGGCTGATATCCCGATCTTCTTGGAGAATCCTCCATTGGAAAACACCGATTTCAATGACATTACCGTTCCACTTGTTGAAGAATACTATGACCTGCAAGGGGCACGAGCCAGCAATACACCCAATACCCAGGTCTTGTGGAGCCCCAGGGTGGGGGTCAACTGGGATGTGAACGGAGATAAAAAGACACAAATCAGAGGAGGTATCGGCGTCTTTACCAGCCGGGTACCCTGGGTATGGCCGGGAGGTATGTACATCCGCAATGGCCTGAACAGTAGCGTTTATTTTAATGCCCGGTTTATTACTCCTGAGGGTATCCCTGTCTATGGTGATCCTGATGACTGGCGTACGGAGTTATTCAATGCTACCAGTCCTTCCGGTGATGTAGATTTGTTCGTTGAGGACTTTAAATATCCTCAGGTGTTCCGAACCAGTGCGGCAATAGACCAGCAGTTGCCCTGGGGCTTGGTGGGTACTTTGGAATTTTTGTATACCAAAACCCTCAACAACTATAATGTCACCAGCGTCAACCTTAAGCCTTCTGAAGCCAATCTGGAAGGTGCCGATAATCGTCCGATATTCAACAAAGATGATCTGATTGATCCTACTTATACCAACATCACCCTGGTAGACAACACCAACCAGGGATATAGCTGGAACATCACCGGACAGTTGAATAAAACTTTTGCCTATGGGTTTAGCGGAGGTGTATCTTATTCCTATACCAAAGCGGAGTCTATTCAGGATGGTACCGGCTTTATCAATTATAACAACTGGGACAATATTGTCAGTGTAAACGGAAAAAACAATCCTCCTCTTTCCCTCTCTACCTACGGGGCCGGTTCCAGAATCACCACTTTTTTGAATTACCGCAAAGAGTATCTGGAGCATTTTGCTACTTCTCTCTCACTATTCTACAACGGGCAGTCAGGTCAGCCCTATTCTTATGTGTACAATGACAATGACAACCTTACGTATCAGTCAACCAATAGTACTAATAATATTCCGATTTATGTACCGGCCAATGAAAATGAGATACTGCTGGCCAATCAGATAGATGGCGATGGTAACCTCATCAAATCCGCGGCACAGCAGTGGGAGGAACTGGATGCCTTCATTGAAAATGACGAATACCTGAGTACCCGGCGAGGACAATATGCCGAAAGAAATGCTTCACGCACCCCTTTTGAAAATATCATAGACCTCAAGATTGCTCAGGACTTTTTCATCAGAACGGCCAGTGGGCAAAAGCATACTCTCCAAGTTTCATTGGATGTTTTCAACTTTACCAATATGCTGAACAAAAACTGGGGCAGACGCTATTTTGTAACAGATGCTTACTTCCCTTTGATTCAGCACGTAGGCTTTCTTGCAGAGAATGGCAATCCTACCAATCAACCGGTATTTATATTTGATGATCCGGGCGAGCCCTACAGTGTGGTGCAGTCTGGCATTTACAGTGCGCGATGGAGCGCACAGCTCGGTTTACGGTACACCTTCTAA
- a CDS encoding bestrophin family protein has protein sequence MIISRNLKWKHIFHYTWKSMLYFFILSLGIYILHKEFDVYKLSIPFNAIATLSTALAIYLGFKNNHAYDRWWEARKIWGMLVNYSRAWGREVLTLTLSKDEVDLELRTWQERVIYRHIAFVHALRVFLRKKHDYNDNGVVELIEESNRYEDLKNFLSKEDYAQTLSKRNPPNYLLQLQGEDIKLAYKKGWLSDYRYVRLDETLTEFNNHQGMSERIKNTPLPRAYSFYSRLFVYLHGTLVPLAFVEDLGWFNIPLSLVINFIFLALDQIGERTEDPFENRMDDTPLTSISVTIEENLKEMFGEIELPQKPPAIEGVVF, from the coding sequence ATGATCATTTCACGTAATTTAAAATGGAAGCATATTTTCCATTATACCTGGAAAAGTATGCTTTACTTTTTTATACTCTCACTGGGGATTTATATCCTTCATAAAGAATTTGATGTCTATAAGCTCTCCATTCCCTTCAATGCCATAGCTACTTTAAGCACCGCTCTGGCGATCTATCTGGGTTTTAAAAATAACCATGCCTACGACCGCTGGTGGGAGGCACGCAAAATCTGGGGCATGCTGGTCAATTACAGTAGAGCGTGGGGGCGCGAGGTGCTTACCCTGACCTTGTCTAAAGACGAAGTTGATCTGGAGCTAAGAACCTGGCAGGAAAGAGTCATCTACCGGCACATTGCTTTTGTACATGCACTGAGGGTCTTTCTGCGCAAAAAACATGATTACAATGACAATGGCGTGGTAGAACTGATTGAGGAAAGCAACCGGTATGAAGACCTGAAGAACTTTCTTTCCAAAGAAGATTATGCACAGACATTGAGCAAAAGAAACCCACCCAACTACCTTTTGCAGTTACAGGGAGAAGATATCAAACTGGCTTATAAAAAAGGCTGGCTCTCTGATTATCGGTATGTACGTTTGGATGAAACCCTGACTGAATTTAACAATCATCAGGGAATGAGCGAAAGGATAAAAAATACTCCTCTCCCCCGTGCGTATAGCTTTTATTCCCGTCTCTTTGTGTATTTACATGGTACGCTGGTTCCGCTTGCTTTCGTAGAAGATCTGGGATGGTTTAATATCCCCCTATCTCTGGTGATCAATTTCATATTTCTTGCCCTGGATCAGATTGGAGAAAGAACCGAAGATCCATTTGAAAACCGGATGGACGATACGCCTCTTACCTCTATCAGTGTAACCATAGAAGAAAACTTAAAGGAGATGTTTGGTGAGATTGAACTTCCTCAAAAGCCACCAGCCATTGAAGGAGTAGTTTTTTAA
- a CDS encoding ThuA domain-containing protein — protein sequence MKHKLLNLVLFALFTSFVVACSSASSTEEPAADSQGASMAQDEPKVLVFSKTNGFRHESIEPGIEAIQKLGQENNFSVDTSEDSTVFTQDNLSDYAAVVFLNTTGDILNEEQQSAMEQYIQNGGGYVGIHSAADTEYEWPWYGKLVGAYFDGHPGNPNVREATLHVVDANHPSTKPLPKDWVHSDEWYNYKDINTEQNKDLIMLDETTYEGGTNGDYHPISWYKDFDGGRAFYTGSGHTDESFTDSMFLQHLMGGLNYAMGNSDL from the coding sequence ATGAAGCATAAACTCCTTAATCTTGTTCTTTTCGCTTTGTTTACCTCTTTTGTGGTAGCCTGCTCTTCGGCTTCCTCTACTGAAGAGCCTGCTGCTGACAGCCAGGGAGCCAGTATGGCACAAGATGAACCTAAGGTACTGGTATTTTCTAAAACCAATGGTTTCAGACATGAGTCTATTGAACCGGGTATTGAAGCCATCCAAAAGCTGGGGCAGGAAAACAATTTTTCAGTAGATACCAGCGAGGATTCTACTGTCTTTACACAAGATAACCTTAGCGATTATGCTGCGGTTGTTTTTCTGAATACTACCGGCGATATCCTCAACGAAGAGCAACAGTCGGCGATGGAACAGTATATCCAGAATGGTGGTGGTTATGTAGGCATACATTCGGCGGCTGATACCGAATACGAATGGCCCTGGTATGGTAAACTGGTAGGGGCTTATTTTGACGGTCACCCTGGCAATCCGAATGTACGGGAAGCAACTTTGCATGTGGTGGATGCTAACCACCCTTCTACCAAACCTCTTCCTAAGGATTGGGTCCACTCTGATGAATGGTACAACTACAAAGATATCAACACGGAGCAGAACAAAGACCTGATTATGCTGGATGAGACTACTTATGAAGGGGGTACCAATGGCGATTACCACCCTATCTCCTGGTACAAAGACTTTGATGGAGGACGGGCATTCTACACTGGCTCAGGCCATACCGATGAATCATTTACCGATTCCATGTTTCTACAGCACCTGATGGGTGGTCTCAACTATGCGATGGGTAATAGCGACTTGTAG
- a CDS encoding ABC transporter permease, with translation MFKNYLLIALRNLLRNRTYTLINLLGLAIGISASLLMLMHIRQELSFENSFPKHKRISRASLHEWAKSSLPLAAELEKNFPTIEQTARLGQHRTFDVAMFEEKHIPVGKGYMADQEVIPMFDLEFVYGSKNDALTRPYTIVLTKSVAEKLFGEENPIGKSIQFGGMDDLEVTGVIENLPANTHLNFEYLISMPTQYDWLDEDSEESRGWMSVYTYVLFRDAQAMQEAEKEMQEFTYQFFKDRGATREELASEQAYYELHPISSIHLDGNREQEMGKNSDKVYVYIFSALALLIILIASVNFVNLFSTQVIKRSKEIGLRKVIGARRAHIFWQFLGEGLVVTLLAAALSLLLCMLLVPIYNDLAELSIQPLDLLRLDNLILLFVIVIVIVLMSSGAPSFAISGFSVMKAIKGNQLPSSWLMKSRKKLVVFQFAISIFIVISALVINGQMEYLQNKELGFDKEQLISVRLYGSLWDEAVNQREVFRNELNRIPGVVSIANTSGFLGNGLSVEGIRLVEEKDEGHEYSMRCIRADEGLIPTLELQLLQGRNFQPKADTSVVFIINENAADALNIEDPVGKMAESSTNGDKGEIIGVVKNFNYASLHYEVDPMFIEYRPTWVGTMLIKMEGSDPQQTVAQIEDKLNTMLPGTQMLYSFIDEEMQEMYLAENNMKKMLLMFSVLAIIIACLGLFGLTAYTVAQRSKEIGIRKVLGASLGSIVFLLSKDYLKLITLAFVVAVPVANYFLREWLQSFAYHIPMIWWMYTLPGVLVLIIALLAVSGQSLKAASANPVESLKDE, from the coding sequence ATGTTTAAGAATTACTTGCTCATCGCTTTGCGTAATTTACTTCGCAACAGAACCTATACGTTAATCAACCTGCTGGGATTAGCGATAGGTATTTCAGCGAGCCTGCTGATGCTGATGCATATCCGGCAGGAACTTTCTTTTGAGAACAGTTTTCCCAAACACAAACGTATCAGCCGAGCCTCCCTGCACGAATGGGCCAAATCCTCCCTGCCGCTAGCGGCTGAACTGGAGAAAAACTTTCCGACCATTGAACAGACAGCCCGTCTGGGTCAGCACAGAACTTTTGATGTAGCCATGTTTGAGGAAAAACACATCCCGGTAGGCAAAGGGTATATGGCTGATCAGGAGGTCATTCCCATGTTTGATTTGGAATTTGTATATGGTTCTAAAAATGACGCCCTTACCCGTCCCTATACCATCGTATTGACTAAAAGTGTAGCTGAAAAGCTTTTTGGTGAAGAAAATCCAATCGGCAAATCCATACAGTTTGGCGGAATGGATGATCTGGAAGTAACCGGAGTGATAGAAAATCTGCCTGCCAATACTCATCTCAATTTTGAGTATCTGATCTCCATGCCCACGCAGTATGATTGGCTGGATGAAGATTCAGAGGAATCCCGGGGCTGGATGTCGGTTTATACCTATGTGCTTTTCAGAGATGCACAGGCAATGCAGGAAGCTGAGAAAGAAATGCAGGAGTTTACCTATCAGTTTTTTAAAGATAGAGGTGCTACCAGAGAAGAGCTTGCAAGTGAACAGGCTTACTACGAACTGCATCCCATCAGTAGTATTCATCTGGATGGCAACCGTGAGCAGGAGATGGGCAAAAACAGTGATAAGGTCTATGTCTACATCTTCAGTGCCCTGGCTTTGCTGATCATCCTGATTGCCAGTGTGAATTTTGTCAATTTGTTTTCTACCCAGGTGATCAAACGGAGCAAAGAGATAGGGTTGAGGAAAGTGATCGGAGCACGCAGAGCACACATTTTCTGGCAGTTTCTGGGCGAAGGGCTGGTTGTCACTTTGCTTGCTGCTGCACTTTCCTTACTGCTCTGTATGCTGCTGGTACCTATTTATAATGATCTTGCCGAGCTTTCCATACAGCCGCTTGATCTATTGCGCCTGGATAATCTGATCTTACTTTTTGTTATCGTAATAGTCATTGTGTTGATGTCCAGCGGTGCGCCTTCTTTTGCCATTTCAGGCTTCTCGGTGATGAAGGCGATCAAAGGCAATCAGTTACCCTCCTCCTGGCTGATGAAATCCAGAAAAAAGCTGGTGGTCTTTCAGTTTGCCATCTCCATTTTTATTGTCATCAGTGCGCTGGTCATCAACGGGCAGATGGAATATCTGCAAAACAAAGAGCTGGGTTTTGACAAAGAGCAACTCATCTCTGTCCGTTTGTATGGCTCGCTTTGGGACGAAGCCGTAAATCAGCGGGAGGTTTTCAGAAATGAACTAAACAGGATTCCGGGTGTCGTCAGTATTGCCAATACTTCCGGATTTTTGGGAAATGGACTGAGTGTGGAAGGTATACGATTGGTAGAAGAAAAGGATGAAGGTCATGAGTACTCTATGCGTTGCATACGGGCAGATGAAGGTCTGATACCCACATTAGAATTACAACTGTTACAAGGAAGAAACTTCCAGCCCAAAGCAGATACTTCGGTAGTTTTTATCATAAATGAAAATGCAGCGGATGCGCTCAATATAGAAGATCCGGTAGGAAAAATGGCTGAAAGTTCCACAAACGGTGACAAAGGGGAAATCATCGGAGTGGTGAAGAATTTCAATTATGCCTCACTGCACTATGAGGTAGACCCAATGTTTATTGAATACCGCCCCACCTGGGTAGGAACCATGCTGATCAAAATGGAAGGCAGTGATCCACAGCAAACCGTAGCCCAGATTGAAGATAAGCTCAATACGATGCTACCCGGTACACAGATGCTGTATAGTTTTATAGACGAAGAGATGCAGGAAATGTATCTGGCAGAAAACAATATGAAAAAGATGTTACTCATGTTTTCCGTACTGGCCATCATCATTGCCTGCCTTGGTTTGTTTGGTCTTACGGCTTATACGGTGGCACAGCGTTCCAAAGAAATTGGTATTCGGAAAGTACTGGGTGCTTCTCTGGGTAGCATTGTCTTCTTGCTCTCCAAAGATTATCTTAAACTGATTACCCTGGCTTTTGTGGTAGCAGTGCCGGTCGCCAATTATTTTCTGAGAGAATGGTTGCAGAGTTTTGCTTACCATATTCCCATGATCTGGTGGATGTATACCCTGCCCGGTGTTCTGGTATTGATCATAGCCCTGCTGGCCGTGAGCGGACAAAGTCTGAAAGCGGCTTCGGCCAATCCGGTAGAATCTCTGAAGGATGAATAA